In a single window of the uncultured Dysgonomonas sp. genome:
- a CDS encoding DUF6599 family protein yields the protein MKIFKYTIILFYCAVYSVSAQTPAELKSWLPAIEGWAISDKIEIFEPDNLFDRINGAAPLYLENNFREMTQMEYTRGDDYISIQAYRHASPEDAFGMYASERSSELKFFPIGGEAQGDNSGIFFFAGNIYVKMWSSAQENVSETMRAIATHLAGSIDATAGYPPVVNAFPKENMIPHTEAYVTANYIGHTFLNMVYTAKYKIDSETCQAFVVDAKSADGAKDILNKYFAFTKQPLDFVEGNLIIKDRYNGDIPAIWKGQYIIGVFSENGDKIAGADIILGKISEVL from the coding sequence ATGAAAATATTTAAGTATACTATTATTCTCTTTTATTGTGCGGTATATTCCGTTTCGGCTCAGACACCTGCCGAGTTGAAGTCGTGGCTGCCAGCAATCGAAGGTTGGGCAATTTCGGACAAAATTGAAATTTTTGAACCGGACAATTTGTTCGATCGGATAAATGGAGCCGCTCCTTTATATTTAGAAAATAATTTCAGGGAAATGACACAGATGGAATACACCAGGGGGGATGACTATATCTCCATACAGGCATACCGCCATGCAAGCCCGGAAGATGCGTTCGGAATGTATGCTTCGGAACGTTCGTCCGAACTGAAATTTTTTCCTATCGGGGGAGAAGCTCAGGGCGACAATTCAGGTATTTTCTTTTTTGCCGGCAATATATATGTAAAAATGTGGAGTAGTGCACAAGAAAACGTGTCGGAAACGATGAGAGCGATAGCAACACATTTGGCCGGAAGTATAGATGCTACAGCTGGTTATCCCCCTGTAGTAAACGCTTTCCCAAAAGAAAATATGATTCCGCATACAGAAGCATATGTTACAGCTAATTATATAGGTCATACTTTTCTTAATATGGTATATACGGCTAAATACAAGATAGATAGCGAAACATGCCAGGCATTTGTTGTCGATGCAAAGTCAGCAGATGGGGCAAAAGATATTTTGAATAAATATTTTGCCTTTACAAAACAGCCCTTAGACTTCGTAGAGGGAAATCTGATTATAAAAGACCGCTATAATGGAGATATACCTGCTATTTGGAAAGGGCAATACATAATAGGTGTATTTTCCGAAAACGGAGATAAAATAGCCGGAGCGGATATTATCTTGGGAAAAATATCCGAAGTACTTTAA
- a CDS encoding efflux RND transporter periplasmic adaptor subunit yields the protein MNKKTKIALIVIIVLLIAGMAFYPKIKEIVSPEEKISPTIEDGSPGGNRVRNTLNVNAMILKPDNLTETIREKGLLIPDEEVDLSFETSGKITEIHFNEGSNVRKGQLLAKVNDKPLQAELKKLKAQVPLAQDRVFRQKALLAKDAVSQEAYESVNTELDKLMADIELTESRIAQTELRAPFDGIVGLRLVSEGTYASPSTIVTHLTKISPLKVEFSVGEAYVNNIKAGTPITFTFDNDLSTYGATVYAVESNLDKVTLTLKARALYPNVGGHLKPGLSTNVEIRLQEIKNTIVVPSLSTIAEMGRDIAYIYKDGKAHQVTLKKGMRTATTVQILNGLNVGDTLLVTGVMQLRDGLPVTIDNFVDNN from the coding sequence ATGAATAAAAAAACGAAAATAGCACTTATCGTTATCATTGTGCTGCTTATTGCCGGAATGGCATTTTATCCTAAAATAAAGGAAATCGTATCGCCTGAAGAAAAAATAAGCCCTACTATAGAAGATGGTAGTCCGGGCGGCAACAGGGTACGGAATACCTTGAATGTAAACGCCATGATATTGAAGCCGGATAATCTCACCGAAACGATAAGGGAAAAGGGCTTGCTTATACCTGATGAAGAAGTAGATCTGTCGTTCGAAACTTCAGGAAAAATCACGGAAATACATTTCAATGAAGGCTCTAATGTACGAAAAGGGCAATTACTGGCAAAAGTAAACGATAAACCACTACAGGCTGAGCTAAAGAAGTTGAAAGCGCAAGTGCCTTTGGCGCAAGACCGTGTATTCCGTCAAAAAGCCCTGCTGGCAAAAGATGCAGTGAGTCAGGAAGCATACGAATCCGTAAATACAGAACTGGATAAGCTGATGGCAGACATAGAACTTACCGAATCGCGTATCGCGCAGACCGAATTACGAGCTCCATTCGATGGTATTGTCGGTTTACGTCTGGTTAGTGAAGGTACTTATGCTTCTCCGTCGACTATTGTGACGCATCTGACCAAAATATCACCACTGAAAGTCGAGTTTTCGGTGGGCGAAGCCTATGTAAATAATATAAAAGCCGGAACTCCTATCACTTTTACGTTCGATAACGACCTGAGTACTTACGGTGCCACAGTATATGCAGTGGAGTCGAATCTCGACAAAGTAACGCTGACTCTAAAAGCCCGTGCTTTATATCCCAATGTTGGCGGACATCTCAAACCGGGATTGTCTACAAACGTAGAAATAAGATTGCAGGAAATAAAGAATACTATTGTTGTACCTAGTTTGTCTACTATCGCGGAGATGGGACGTGACATAGCTTATATATACAAAGACGGAAAAGCTCATCAGGTGACATTAAAAAAAGGAATGCGTACAGCAACTACGGTCCAGATACTCAATGGGCTGAATGTGGGCGATACGTTACTCGTCACAGGTGTTATGCAATTGCGCGACGGACTGCCGGTGACAATAGATAATTTTGTGGATAATAATTAA